In Pedobacter sp. W3I1, one DNA window encodes the following:
- a CDS encoding RagB/SusD family nutrient uptake outer membrane protein → MKKIVIVLAFAGIILIAGGCKKFLDSDYLFDERLTTEEVFTNTDYANRWLAQAYSFLGSNFMQDVSSKKYMPFNFADDMYYGDESDGYKRWKNGQYTENGLNGESKEIWNVAYKGIRQASIFINNIDINKQFTAKEIANLKGQARFLRAYFYWVLLRTYGPVPIVPNEGIDYTKEYDEIAQPRNTYEECAVYLSNELVEAAKGLSLQQGIQQLARPTRGAALALRARILLYAASPLANGKAPADVAAALATKDGKPLLSRTYDESKWARAAAAAKDVIDMGQYRLYVAYKKTTGDAAYPATVTPPFDSNFSNSAWPSGWSDIDPYESYRALFNGTVPAYQNPELIFTHGQNQGGEGINVLVLHQLPRLEGKGYNSHGMTQKQVDAYAMNDGNDIPGMNSMYAGRQGYEGRYNTQPRTTGFVTQTELTKYPELGPLGVGVNKQFVQREPRFYASVSYNGSTWNLLNAESVRDEKSNVQIFYYRGDPNGYKNTTYWPRTGVGIKKYVHPDDISNVALTAYDQSRMKQKVDPAIRYAEVLLIYAEALNELNGSYNIPSWDGSKTQVISRNISEMKRGIQPIRIRAGLADYPGDVYADPNRFRIRLKRERQVELFAEGHRYFDLRRWTDAQSEESAPVYGYNAYATKAQADLFHSVVETPSLPSIFTLKMWFWPIHFDELKRNKYLTQNPGWTNPE, encoded by the coding sequence ATGAAAAAAATAGTTATCGTTTTAGCTTTCGCAGGTATTATTTTAATTGCTGGCGGATGTAAAAAATTTCTCGACTCTGATTACCTCTTTGATGAGCGGTTAACCACAGAAGAGGTTTTTACCAATACCGATTATGCAAACAGATGGTTGGCGCAGGCCTACTCATTTCTGGGCAGTAATTTTATGCAGGATGTAAGCAGCAAGAAATACATGCCCTTTAATTTTGCTGATGATATGTATTACGGTGATGAAAGCGATGGGTACAAAAGATGGAAAAACGGACAATACACTGAAAATGGATTGAATGGCGAAAGCAAAGAAATTTGGAATGTGGCCTATAAAGGCATCCGTCAAGCTTCTATATTTATTAATAATATTGACATCAATAAGCAGTTTACCGCAAAAGAAATTGCAAATCTTAAGGGGCAGGCAAGGTTTTTAAGAGCCTACTTTTATTGGGTACTGTTACGTACCTATGGTCCGGTGCCGATTGTACCCAATGAAGGGATTGATTACACCAAAGAGTATGATGAAATTGCACAGCCACGGAATACCTACGAAGAATGTGCAGTTTACCTCTCGAACGAACTGGTAGAAGCCGCTAAAGGACTTTCACTTCAGCAGGGGATACAACAGCTAGCAAGGCCAACCCGTGGTGCAGCTCTAGCGCTCCGTGCCCGGATACTTTTGTATGCAGCAAGTCCGCTGGCTAACGGAAAAGCACCTGCTGATGTAGCTGCGGCACTGGCTACCAAAGATGGCAAACCCTTACTTTCCCGAACCTATGATGAATCCAAATGGGCCAGGGCTGCTGCCGCTGCCAAGGATGTAATAGATATGGGCCAATACCGTTTGTATGTTGCTTATAAAAAAACAACAGGCGATGCTGCTTATCCGGCAACTGTTACTCCTCCATTTGACAGTAATTTTTCTAATAGTGCCTGGCCTTCGGGCTGGAGCGATATCGATCCTTACGAGTCGTACCGCGCTTTGTTTAACGGAACAGTTCCTGCCTATCAAAATCCCGAACTGATTTTCACTCATGGCCAAAATCAGGGAGGCGAAGGCATAAACGTTTTGGTACTGCATCAGTTGCCGCGCCTGGAGGGCAAGGGCTACAATTCGCATGGCATGACTCAAAAGCAGGTTGATGCCTATGCCATGAATGATGGTAACGATATACCAGGAATGAACAGCATGTACGCCGGAAGACAGGGCTATGAGGGCCGCTATAATACGCAGCCCCGCACAACGGGTTTTGTAACGCAGACGGAACTGACCAAATACCCAGAGTTGGGGCCTTTGGGCGTTGGGGTAAATAAACAGTTCGTACAACGCGAGCCCCGTTTTTATGCGTCGGTATCATATAACGGTTCTACATGGAATCTCCTCAATGCAGAAAGCGTAAGAGATGAAAAAAGTAATGTACAGATATTCTACTATCGGGGCGATCCTAATGGTTATAAAAATACGACCTACTGGCCACGTACGGGGGTGGGTATTAAAAAATATGTGCATCCGGATGATATCAGCAATGTGGCGCTTACCGCTTATGATCAAAGCCGTATGAAACAAAAAGTTGATCCTGCTATCCGTTATGCGGAAGTATTGCTGATTTATGCAGAAGCCTTAAATGAGCTGAACGGATCTTATAACATCCCATCGTGGGACGGAAGTAAAACACAGGTAATTTCAAGGAACATTTCGGAAATGAAAAGAGGAATTCAGCCTATCCGCATCCGTGCCGGATTAGCTGATTATCCGGGTGATGTTTATGCTGATCCAAATAGATTTCGTATAAGATTGAAAAGAGAACGCCAGGTTGAGTTATTTGCCGAGGGGCACCGCTATTTCGATCTGCGCCGTTGGACCGATGCGCAATCGGAAGAGTCGGCCCCGGTTTATGGATACAATGCCTATGCCACTAAAGCGCAGGCAGACCTTTTCCATAGCGTGGTTGAAACACCATCATTACCTTCCATTTTTACGCTCAAAATGTGGTTTTGGCCAATTCATTTTGACGAATTGAAGCGCAACAAATACCTGACACAAAATCCGGGCTGGACAAATCCTGAATAA
- a CDS encoding DUF4973 domain-containing protein encodes MKKYIYILFLLITTAACFVSCNDEWKEEQFVQTASFKSNPTAQGVSWSYLRYNATGKVRFNLPIIISGSTPNLKSRTIHLGLDPDTLAKLNQEQYGHRQELYFKQLDQKYYTMPQTIDVPAGVSTVTVPIDFTLGDLDQSDKWVLPLQILNDPSYDYQANPQKYYRRAMLRITPFNDYSGEYGGTLYKIFLDGDTEPLTLNTHRTFVVDDKTIFLYAGIRDIDYLDRKNYKVFIKFTDQNIDIQKKKLEIWSDNTANNKFKIGALQSYYTRDEAWDPKLPYLKHIYTTLYLSYEFEDYTTVPGQRLKYKVDGTLSMQRDLNTLIPDQDQQIQW; translated from the coding sequence ATGAAGAAGTATATATATATCCTATTTTTATTGATAACAACAGCGGCATGCTTTGTTTCATGTAATGATGAATGGAAGGAAGAACAATTCGTCCAAACAGCATCATTTAAATCAAATCCGACTGCCCAGGGAGTAAGTTGGAGTTATTTACGTTATAATGCCACAGGAAAGGTGAGGTTTAACCTTCCGATTATCATCAGTGGTTCTACACCAAATCTAAAAAGCCGTACCATACATCTCGGCTTAGACCCTGATACGCTGGCAAAATTAAATCAGGAGCAGTATGGGCACCGACAGGAGCTGTATTTTAAACAATTGGACCAGAAGTATTATACGATGCCCCAAACCATAGATGTACCGGCAGGGGTAAGCACAGTTACTGTACCCATCGATTTTACTTTGGGAGATCTGGATCAATCTGATAAATGGGTATTACCGTTACAGATCTTAAACGATCCTTCTTATGATTATCAGGCCAATCCACAAAAATATTATCGTAGGGCTATGCTGCGGATTACTCCATTTAATGATTATTCTGGAGAATATGGAGGTACTTTGTATAAAATATTTCTCGATGGTGATACTGAACCCTTAACCCTAAATACCCACCGAACTTTTGTGGTGGATGATAAAACTATTTTTCTATATGCCGGAATCAGGGATATAGATTACCTGGACCGCAAAAACTATAAGGTATTTATTAAGTTTACCGATCAGAATATCGATATACAGAAGAAAAAGTTAGAAATCTGGAGCGATAATACTGCAAATAATAAATTTAAAATCGGTGCACTTCAATCATATTATACCAGAGATGAAGCCTGGGACCCAAAACTTCCATACCTGAAACATATTTACACCACCCTTTATTTATCCTATGAGTTTGAGGATTATACTACAGTGCCCGGGCAAAGGTTAAAATATAAAGTGGATGGGACATTATCCATGCAGCGCGACCTGAATACATTGATACCGGATCAGGATCAGCAAATTCAATGGTAG